The genomic window CATGAGATAAAGCTTGGTCGGACAAGATATAGACTGCGGCGTCAAAAATATTTGCAAATAAAGATGCATAACCGGGATGGCCGGCCGACATATCACTTGGAAATACATCACTCAAGCAGAACGAAGCTATCTTGTTAATGTAATGTTCAATGAGCCCTTGACTACAGAAAGCCTGAAACGACAATGAACAAGAATAATCAAATATACCATCAATGCAATGGTTAGTAAAAGGATACCATTCTTAAAACAAACTACTCCAAACAAAAGTAGCTAACGGGAAAAAAAATAAGAGTTAATATTATTATCTAACATTCTATCGAACAAGAAATTAAGAAAGCAACTCACCAGCTTTAAATGTGGCAAACGGTGCCAAAGAAAGGGAATAGATAGGATTTGATAAGGAAAACTCCATCGTGGGTGCACAGCTGGACAACAGTGTGTATGATTCTCAACATGAGAAACAAAAAGTATAAGAACTTTCTCGAATGCAGATGCACTATCAGATTGCTTAGCCAAATGTATTGCTTTTTCCTGAAAAGTAATGCGACCCATAAgggaaaaaaaatcaaatatttgcttAATAAAAATGAGACCATTAGAAAGTTTCTAATCAGATGAATACTCAGACAGATATAAAAATAAGGTAGGCTTGGATTCATTATATTCAGGTCCTGCCTTCCATAATTTGGTTCATTGCCAAGATCTGAAACACTAGTTTGACTTAAAGATAGACTAGGGCCAGCAGAAAATGCTCGCTGGAAATTTTATACAAGGATAGTACAAAAGAACCATTGGATGACAAGTTCAAATTGCAGCAATAACTAGTTTAAATTTTTCATGTATTAAGTCGTGAACGGGTATTTGAGAAAACAGTTTAGACTACACCTGAGACTATGCACTGAACAACTATGCAGAAGTAGAACGTACCGATACGGTCTCAATAACCTCCCGAAATAAGCAATGAATCTTTTTCTGCTGAAGATACATAACTACTTCACAGTTCCACTTAAGCTGAGGATTTAGCAAGCAAGCCAGAGTCTCTAGTATTCGAATAGAAGGAGCATCTGTAATCTCTGATGGCATCAACACTTGGTGACCCCATTCAACTCTATTAGAACATAATAACCAGGTCATGTAGTGGTGCCCGTGTCATCATGAATGATAGAAAAATAGCATTTGCTAAAGCCTAGAGGTAAGTACATAAGTGCAGAAAGAAAAATGTAGTATAACATCAAAATATAGTGAGAAGGCAAAATGCAATATTAACAAGGCGACTTATACCCAATATAAATTTTATGTATTAGCACCGAAAAATAGAACTtaataatgcacaagacatatctCCTCATCATAATCTAAAGGAAATTTTGGTAAATGTTTATTGTGTGATAAAGGTGAAGATATATTATACATTATGCAAAGAAATAAGAATAGACTAAAATATTTTTGACTCctgcaaaaaataaaaatagattAATTAGAAGTGTTCTAAATATCAGTCTTCAACAACTGAACTCACCTCTTCTGGTGTACTGTATGCACACAGATGAGCGCAAGTCTTTTTATCCTACAAATCATAGCAGGTTCCACTGAGAAATCATTGCCTATAAAAAGGAAAATCTGTCAATGTCATCGAAGTAGTAAAAATGAACATTATGTTGAAGAGGTTGCTCAGAGGTACAATCCAAAACaagagaaatactccctccgtcccataatataagagcttttttgttatgggacagagggagtattatattaACTAATGACGTCTAGTAAGGCCTAGGGAAGTTTTTgcaaatgcaataaaaaatataaacattctgAGAAAATTAATTTTGTTAACAATGGATCattcagaaaaataaataaataacaatagATGGACTGATTAGTATATGTCGCATAGTCAATACCCCAACAGCACTAGACACAAACTTGGCATATATGCTACCAGGCCCTcttaactactactccctccgtccggaaaaagtTGTCTCCACCGATGTTTTACAAAAACCCCCTTCCCTTTCTTCCGACAAGCCACGCAGCCCATCGCGCCTGCTCTGTCGCCTCGCCACGCACCGGCGGCCTGCTCCGCCGCCTGCTCCGCCGCCTTGCCGCCTGCTCTGCCGGCTCTCCACCTGCTTCGTCTCCTCGCcacgccccggccgcctcctccccctcgtctCGCCGCTTTTCTTCCTTCGCACAAGGAGATCCAGAGGGAAGGATCCCCTTTTTCTGCAAAGCCCGCGGCTtcccggctccggcggcggcgctcaTGTCCTGGAGGGAGTTGGGGCTTGATCTGGAGGCATGGAAGATCCTAGAGCTcctcgtcctcgagctcctcctccAGACGacgagcggctgctgcggaagtcaACGGCGTGGGGAAGACGACCACGGCATGGGGAAGACGAAGACTTTGCTCCAGCCACATGCCACTGCCCCGTGCTCCTCTTGCCACTGCcatttccctcctcgagctggCGGACTGATGATGGAGGACCCGCCCTCTTCACTCCAccggcgccgtcgctgccgctttTGCTTGTGCTTCTACTGCCCGCTTGCCCACAGTAGCGCAGGTCCATCTTCTAGCTGTTGATTTCTGTCTGGTGAAGCAAGCAGCTGAGCTGGTTTTGTTCTTGTCCTCTTGGATTGTGTAGCGATTGGAGGAAGACTTGGTGCAGAGGAATGAAGTACGAGTACGGATGCTGCTTCCGTTGTTGATCTCAGGTGAGCTTGCTAGATGAGTACAAATATGCCCTTGATGATTTTAAAACTACTGTTAGCCATGGAATTCAGTAAGATAAGATATGCTTGAGATGAACATGCCACTGTCCAGTAAGATAAGATAAAACCATGACAATTTTGACTAGGAAGCATAACAATCTCAAACTAAGAGTAAAAATTCAGTAAACTTGTGCATCTAGGAATCAAAACCTGAACATCAACTTGACAGATCAAAAGTTCAACTAATTGAGTAAAAATTCAGTAAACTTGACAGATCAAAACCTGTCAAAAATTGATAGGTTTTGGAAGAAAATGACAGGTTCTGAACATCAACCTGACTGAACAAAGATCTTGACTGAATAATACAGTTAATTCTGAAACTTCAAAAGTTAACTGAAATTTTTGTCCTCTTGGATTCAGCTACTGAACATGATCACTATTGAACATGATCATATTCTGATTGTACTTGTGTTCAAAAGTTCACTgaaatttttgtgaagttttaaacAAAATGATTACTATTGCATCTAGGAATCATTGTTCTGCTCCTATATGTAGTGGTGCTGCTATAAATTTTCTATGCACTGAATTTTCTATGCATGTACTCCCATGGCCTCCTAATTTTTATGCAGATCAAGATGCTCAAGATAATCTTGATGTATTATTGACACTTTGATCTCTGAATGTTGTTAAAGATTATCAAGAATGCTTAGTTTGACATTTGGATCTCTGAATGATGTTAAAGATTATCAAGATGCACATTATCAAGGATGCTAGTTTGACATTTTGATCTCTAGTCTGGCCcatcgactcctcctcctcctccccgtgctcATCGACCTCATGCACAAGTGCtctgcaagaagaagaagaagaagaagaagaagacattgaagATGCTCAAGACCCTATACAAGAGCTCCTAGCATATGATTtagattcttcttcttcttacaaATTCGTAGCTTCTTCTTCTT from Triticum aestivum cultivar Chinese Spring chromosome 3B, IWGSC CS RefSeq v2.1, whole genome shotgun sequence includes these protein-coding regions:
- the LOC123069459 gene encoding uncharacterized protein — encoded protein: MFYKNPLPFLPTSHAAHRACSVASPRTGGLLRRLLRRLAACSAGSPPASSPRHAPAASSPSSRRFSSFAQGDPEGRIPFFCKARGFPAPAAALMSWRELGLDLEAWKILELLVLELLLQTTSGCCGSQRRGEDDHGMGKTKTLLQPHATAPCSSCHCHFPPRAGGLMMEDPPSSLHRRRRCRFCLCFYCPLAHSSAAIGGRLGAEE